The DNA window TGGAGCAACAAGTTTGATTAAGGGAGTGGCGACACCAAGCTTTCCGAGCGGAGCAGAAAAAATATCTGCCAGCGCCTCTTTAAGAAAACCTGCTTGAGTTAGTGCGTGATATGACGCTTTATTAAACTGCTGCTTGGTGTAGCTTTTAAGTCTTTCCAGAGATTGATAACGTAACCCTATATCTTCCGTTGGCTGCTGCAAAAAGTCATTCGACAAATCACCATAATAAATGAAATCTTTGTTGATCTCCTGAAATCGTTCCATGGCTTGCAAGCCAACATCTCTTAATAACCCGTGGTTGATTGCTTCATACCATAGCTGTTGTAAATCATCTTTCGATGGTTTTTGCGCGCGGCCGTGCACAAAAATAATCCTTTTGGCCATCAGCCAATATCCTTGTATAAATGGGTTTGGATTTGGGTGTTACACCCCGTGGATATGTTCAAGCCCAGCAATGGCCTCAATTTCTATCTGCAAATCAGGGTGAATCAATGCTGAAACCTCCACCAAGGAGCAAGCAGGTAAGTGCCCTTGGTAAAAGTCAAATAGCTGCTCTCTTATCGATGAGAGTAAACTAATATCGGTAACAAATATGGTTAACTTGATTAAGTCAGATATTGCACAGTCTTCAGCCTCGAGTATTTGCGATATCTGGGACAATATTTCCTCAGTTTGTTCAATCAGTCCACCTGACTGAGCATTTGTGCCAAGTGCTGTCAGTCCGGAAATGTAAAGTGTCTGGTTGTGTTTTGCTGCGTGTACGTATGGGCCTGCGATGGCAGGCAAAAAATCATATCGACATTTTTGAATCATATTATTGTTCTGCTGGCTTAAACTTTTTTGTCATTCCTTGGCATGCTGGAGATACCAAGCGATAACCCAGTTTTTGGTAGAATTCAGGCTCATCAGCAATCATTGATACATAAGAGCCTTCCAGCGCTACTGATGCTAAATACCCATCAATATACTCCATTACCTTTCTGCCTAGCCCCTTTCCTTGATACTCAGGATCAACCGCGACATCCACCACTTCAAAATTACAAGCCCCATCTCCGACTACTCTTCCCATAGCAACAAGTCGCTCACCATCTCGAATTGAAATTGCATACAAGCTATTGGGAAGTGCGATAGTAGCGGCTTTTAGTGATTTGGCCGACAGCCCAGCCTTGACACGCAAATCGCAAAATTCACTCGGTGATAGAAAATTTTCTACATAATTCAGGGTCATACAGTTTTATATTTCGATATAAAAAAAACACATTGAAATATACTGTAATTATAAATAGGCAATATCAACTATTTTCTTCTTTTCGGTGAGAAAAACTTTCACCAACCCATAAATATTAAACTATGCTCATATTCAGGCACCATTTGGAGGCTGACATGTACAACAATGTCCAAGCTCTACATAAATCGTATACATATATTGTACTCACGGTTATCATTGTCAACTTATTGCTGGGGGGTACGTTTTCTTTAAAACTCACACCCTATCTGTGCTCAAGCAGCAACTCAGCGAAAACTACGTAAACCAAATTCAAATTAGTCAAACACTTGCCATGTTACAAACCGACATGGGGTACTTAGGCTTTATTCATCATTTCAAAAACTACGTCATTCGCCGAGATGATCAGTACTTCCAAGAAGCAAAACAAAGCTACCGGAATGTGAAGCAACATGTACAAAAACTGTACTTTTTAGTTAGCGACGTGTCATTTTTGAATGATGTCTCGATTGTGGAGTCAACGGCAGATGAATATTATGAAAAGCTGTTGATGGCAAAAGAAAAAGGAACCCGTTTATCCACGGCGGAATTGGATAAACTGGTTAAGGTAGATGATATTCCTGCTTTAAACGCCATGTTGAGAACACATCACATAGTTTTACCCGAAGTCAATCGAATATTAGACGTAACCGAATACCAAGTCAGCAAACTGACAGCTTCTATGTGGATCTTTAATATTGTTCTCGTTCCTATCGTGTTCTTTAGCACTTGGTTCATATTACGTGTGGTACGAAAAACCAATGTATACACAGAAGAATTGGGGGAAATATTTAACTTATCACCTGATGGTATTTTATATATTGATAATGAGGGTAATATATTAGGTGCAAACAAAATGGTCAGTGAAATTTTTGAATATACAAATAAGGAGCTAAAGCGGTTAAAGGTCGAAGATCTAATTGACCCCAACATAAAAGACAAACATATTCAGTTAAGGCATCAATTTCAAAGTCAGCAACAATCACGGGTTATGACCGACCGAAAACAGCGCATTCAAGGCAAAACCAAAAGCCAAATTGATGTCGAGGTACAAATTGCTATTTCTTCTACCATCGTCGATGGAAAACCTCGCACCATATGTGTTATTCGAGACATGAGAGAACATAACGAACTTAAAGAAACCGCTGAAATAGATTATTTGACCAATTTATATAACAGGCGAAGCATCGATAAAATTGTATTCAATGAAATTACCCGCGCTGATCGGCAAAAGTCATCCGTTTCATTGATATTAATTGACTTAGATAACTTTAAACAGATTAACGATGAAAAAGGTCATGATGCCGGCGACCAAGCATTAAGTCAGGTCGCGAGATTTTTGCAAGAGCACACACGCAACTATGATTCAGTATGTCGTTGGGGTGGCGACGAGTTTGTTATCGTATCCCCTGGTATGTCAGAAAAAGACGTCGCAAATTACGCTAATCGACTCATTGAGTCATTTCAGCATTCCCCTGCCAGTGATGGCTTGCTGAATTTTAGTATCGGAATCTCTACTCATACCCCCAAAAACCCCTACGATGCAGACTCACTATTTAGGCATGCAGACCAAGCGCTATATCACTCCAAAAGCGCAGGGAAAGGACAGGCTACTCACATTAATGACATGGACCAAAGTGAAGTTAAAAGCAAGCCTGTCAACTTATAGACTCACTAGCAGCTCTCATCTTAGTTAAGAATTGAAGAGGTGGTCACTTAAAATTAATCCGACATTATCCAAATATAGACTTCTTAGCCTACTCTGAATATAAGATAAGTCTCCCTCAGACAAAAAGAAAAATTGGTACAATAAATATGACTGATCCCGTTCAAGCCTTAGTAAGCGACCCACAGAACTTAGTAACGGAAGCACTGAGTGCTTTATCCAACAGTCAAGATCTCACTTATTTAAATAATTTGCAAGATACCGAAATTGCAAACCTTATCGAGTCAGTCAATTTAACCCAACGTATTTCCATTATTGAAGCTTTGCCCGCTGAACGCTATTGGCCAATAGCGAGGCTATTACAATATGATACCGCCAAACACCTTCATCGATCACTGAGTGAAAGCGTTCTCAATGAAAGAATGTCTTTTGTCACAGAGAGTGACATTATAAATTACGCGGGTTTTTTATCAGAAAGCTTCGTTGATGAGTTTTTATTATCCCAAAGCGCCGGTACCGCGACTCACCTACAACAAGTGCTATCGTATGATGATAACAAAGTTGGCCGCTATACCGAACCTTGTTTTATTGTTGCAAACATACAAAATAGTGCTGGGCTTATAAAGAAAAAGTTATCTGAAAAAGGCGATAACCAGATACAAGTGGTCATTGTCCATGATCAAAAACAAGTTATCGGAATAGTAAGCCCAAGTGTATTAATGTTATCGGAAGACAATCTTCGCCTACGGGAAATGATGACCCAGACCCCAATAGTTAATGACAACGACAACATTTACGACATAGGTATTCAGCTGCCTATCGACGGGTCAAGCCAATGGTTTCCTGTTATGGCTGAGGGAAAAATATTAGGGGTATTGTCATTGGTCTCTATCATCAGTGCCCTTCGCGAACAAAGCCTACAAGCCATAGTCCCAGAAAATGTAAAAAGTGAAGAGGACTTGTTTACACCACTTCATGTCGCAGCCCGATTAAGGGCTATTTGGCTAATAATAAACCTTGCGACTGCTTTCGCAGCATCGGCCATAATTGGGATATTTGATACAGCGGTCGAGCAAGTGGTTGCTCTGGCCATACTCATGCCAGTGGTAGCAAGCATGGGAGGTATCGCCGGTAGCCAAACTCTTGCCGTTTCCTTACGCGGAATCGCTTTGAACCATTTACATACTGGAAACATCAAGCTATTGGTTAAAAAGGAACTTAAAATTGCAGCCCTAAACGGCTTGGTTATGGGCGCCGTGATAGCACTGATCGTCTATTTAGTGTTTAAAGTCGCTTTGTTAGGCTTAATTATATTCTTTGCAATAAGTATTAATAGTATTGCGGCAGCTTTGTCAGGTACGCTGATTCCCTTTACTTTAACAAAACTAAAGATTGATCCAGCCATAGCTGGCTCTGTAGTGCTAACAACCGTGACGGACATTGTCGGCTTTTTTGTATTTCTCGGCTTAGGGGCTTTACTTCTTGTGTGAAGAAAACTGATTTTTATTGAAATACATACGTTACTACTCCTTCTCGGAAGACTGAAAAACAACCTTTTATTGACCAGCCTTGTTGATATTCTTTACCAAAGCTGGTCAAAAGCTCAATGGTAAAAGTGCCATTGGTGGTATCTATGCTGCGAACTCTCGCTTCGTCAAAGCCAAAAAAAGTGTTCACATGAGGATAGAGCGCCTTATAAAAGCTTTCTTTCAGCGAAAAAATCAAGGTGACGCCGCGCTCAAATGCCAAGTCGCTTTGCAAAAGCAGCTGTTTTTCCGATTGATCTAACAGCTGGTCGCAAAGCTCATCAGCGAGCTGTGCGCTCATCCAATGTTCAAAGTCGATACCAAGCAATCTATGATGCTTTGGCTCTGCCACGACAGCAATAACCACTCCATCAGAGTGAGTAATCGAACCAATTAGTCCTTGTGGCCATATAGGAGAGCGGTCTTTATGTGTACCAATTTGCGGCGTAGTACCGTTAATTCGTTCTATTGCCTTTCGAGCAACAATACGTCCTGCAAGATATTCCGCGCATCGCTTATCAACCGCCTTACCTAAACTGGCTGGGAAGTCGACTTGATAGTGGTCAAACAAACTTTGATGGTATTTATTGACATCAAAGCCAGTATGTTGAACTTCAATTGTGTCGGGGAAATCAAGTAAGCCTACTGGGGATGAAATTAGAAACTCTTGTCTATCCAAACTATTTACATCTTATAATCAGTCATTTAAAGGGCTAAACCCATAGGCTAAGCCCTATAATCTTATAGTTACAAAGTATACATCTTAGTAAATATGTTTAAACACCGCTTCGACTCTATCTAACCCTCGCACTAAAGTGTCTCGCTCAATGGTGAGAGGTGGAAGGAACTTTAATACACTATCCTTGGCACCGCAGCACTCTAGCAAGAGCTTTTCATCAAATAACTGTTTAGATACATGCTTAGCGACATTATTTTCGGGAATTTCGAGTCCCCATACCATGCCTCGGCCACGAGCAGACATATTCAAAGCAGGGAAAGCCTTAACCCACTCATGTAAGCGGCCGCCGATCACCTGCCCTTTGCGTTCAACTTCTGTAGAAAACTCCGCGTCTTTCCAGAAATCAAGCAGCTGAGTTGCGGCGACAAATGCTAGGTTGTTGCCACGAAATGTACCGGTATGCTCTCCGGGTAACCATTGATCCCATTTTGGCTTGATTAGATTTAAAGCTAATGGCAACCCGCCACCTATGGATTTAGACATACAGACAATATCTGGCGTAATATTGGCAAATTCAAAGCTAAAAAACTTACCTGTTCGTCCGTTTCCAACTTGAATATCATCGATGATGAGTAGAATATCGTGCTGCTGACATATGTCTGCAATTTGGTTTAGCCATTGCTTAGAAGCTGGGTAAATCCCCCCCTCTCCTTGGACAGTCTCTAAAATAATAGCGGCAGGCAGAGCCACACCACTGCTACCATCTTCAATGAGTTACTTTAGATACGAAGCATTATCCGCCGTATCAAATACCGCAGGAAATGAACGTATATAACTTCTTACTTCTGATTCTAAGCTTTCAAAAACCTTCATTGTTTTCCCTTTCAACTAAGTTATTATTTTGATTTTTTATAGAAAATTGCCACACTAAGTAGGATCATTAATCCACATACACTATATAAAAAAGCAATACCTCTCCCTGGGCCTATGCCAATAATTTCTCCTACATTACTTGCCAATAAACCGCCCTCATTCAGCATGGGTTCAAAAACAAAATCAGCCATCGGTCCTGCAACTAAAAAAGCCAGAGGTAAGGACATTTGGGTTACCAAAGTTTGTACGCTAAGCACTCGCCCTTGTAGTTCACTCGGCACAGAAGTTTGCCATATGACTTGATTGACGCTTTCAACCATGACAAACAATAAGGTCATCATCAATGCAATAACCATTAATACCCATATGGTAATACTCTGATTAACAAAGATAAGCGATGCATTAACCAAAATAATGCCTATAAAAAATAGTATCCAACATAAAAACGCATTTTTATCTTTAACATCGCTCAATAACATTAGGACAAATGAACCCATAAGAGTGCCTATCCCCGCTGCAGTTAATACAGTACCAAGTTCAACAACAGTTGAAAAACTCAGCACTAAGGGGGTTAGCAATACATGAACAATACCAATACTAAAGTTAACGACTCCCATAAATATCAAAAGAGATAAAAGATATTGATGCCCCATCAAATATTTAAAACCAAATTTCACTTGCTGTAGAACGCTCACTTTTTCGCCATCAAGAGACTCACTTCTACCATCATTGCGATTAATTTTGGTCACAATAAAAGAAAGAATAAAAATGGCACTAACAAAGCTCACTACATCAAAAATGAAGACTCCTTTTAGACCAATAGTGACGAGAAAGAATGCCGAGAGAGCAGGAACGGATAATTCCACGATCCCTAAACCGCCCTGTGAGAACCCTTGATACTTTATCAATTTTTCTTGTTTGACCAGCACGGGAACCAAAACCATAAAACTTTGACTAATAAAGCTATTAAATACTGAGCCTATACTGACAAACACAAGTATCCATTCAAAACTTAGCATTTCCTTTGAGTACAAAAACATCATACTCAGTGAGCAAAGCCCCGCACCAACATGGCCTGCGATCATAATGCTCCCTCGAGGAAAACGGTCAAGAAAAGTACCGACCAAAGGTGTAAAACCTAACTGTGGAGCAAGTGCTGCAAAACCGATTATCCCATATGCTGTTGCAGAGCTCGTTTGCTTATATACCCATTGTCCTAATGCAAAATCTGTCATTAGGGTTCCCAACAGGGAGATAAGCGTCGCAGCAAGCATCATAAAATAAGCCAGATTGCTAAACCCACTGTCAGGGCCTTCCATAACCGTATTGTTTGGCTGAGACATAAATTTATTCCATATTAGATAAGGCTATTACCCGCTCTACAAATGGGCAATAGCCATACCGTTACTTTTGATTGATGACGGTGATAAGTGACAACAGATAATCTGCTATACCAGCAACATGGTTTTTATGAAGCATAGAGTTATGTTCTCCAGTAACTATCGCACTTTGTATCTGTTCCAGTGAATAAAGAGAGTTAGCATCCAACACCTGCTGTAAATAAGGTGAACTCTCTTCACAACACAGAAGATGTATACTGCCAACACATTGGCCAGATGGGTGATAGCTGCGATTCATCAGCTCCTGTTGCTTATAAATCTGCCAGAACCCATCAAGGGAAAAGCCGTCTTTATCGCAAAAACCTTGATCTGACAGTTTTTGACCAATAGCGAATGATGCAGCGTCGAAATCAAACTCACTAGAATGTTCCAGCACTGGCATATCTATGTCTAGCCAGTTCGAAATACCATTGAGAAAAGCCGTTTTGATTTCTGTTTCACTTGGCTCACGACTGACAGCTTCAAAACTTACGTCGGTCAGAATAGTATCCAGAAGTATCAAGCTAACTTTTATAGCCTCAGCTTCAAGTCTACGCATCACTTCGAATGCCACTCTTCCACCAAACGAATGGCCTATCAATATGACAGGTTCACAAAACTGAGTCGCTTTGAGTTCTTGAACATATCTATCGACCATATCATCAAAACACTCGGTTGGCTCTGTATGTCCAAACATACCCGGAGCGTCGAACGCATGGATATTAACTATCCCACGCAGCGCATTTGCTAAAGGCGCATAGGCCATCGACATACCACCTAACCCCGGAAAACAATAGATGTCAGATTGTGCACCCTCACTAAACGACACCAGACAATTAGATGTGAGGTTGGAGTCTCCGTCATCCATTTTACCTTCAATGTAACCCGCTAAATCTGACAAAATAGGCGTCGAGAATACTTCTTTTACCGCCAAGTCAACGTTAAACCTAGATCGAACCTTATTGACCATTGACATAATCAACAAGGACTGTCCACCAATCTCAAAGAACTGAGCATTGCGGCTAATCGGTGCATCAGGCTTAATTAGATGTTGCCAAATCTCAGCCAATTGAAGTTCTGTGTCTC is part of the Vibrio aquimaris genome and encodes:
- a CDS encoding RidA family protein; its protein translation is MIQKCRYDFLPAIAGPYVHAAKHNQTLYISGLTALGTNAQSGGLIEQTEEILSQISQILEAEDCAISDLIKLTIFVTDISLLSSIREQLFDFYQGHLPACSLVEVSALIHPDLQIEIEAIAGLEHIHGV
- a CDS encoding GNAT family N-acetyltransferase translates to MTLNYVENFLSPSEFCDLRVKAGLSAKSLKAATIALPNSLYAISIRDGERLVAMGRVVGDGACNFEVVDVAVDPEYQGKGLGRKVMEYIDGYLASVALEGSYVSMIADEPEFYQKLGYRLVSPACQGMTKKFKPAEQ
- a CDS encoding GGDEF domain-containing protein encodes the protein MLKQQLSENYVNQIQISQTLAMLQTDMGYLGFIHHFKNYVIRRDDQYFQEAKQSYRNVKQHVQKLYFLVSDVSFLNDVSIVESTADEYYEKLLMAKEKGTRLSTAELDKLVKVDDIPALNAMLRTHHIVLPEVNRILDVTEYQVSKLTASMWIFNIVLVPIVFFSTWFILRVVRKTNVYTEELGEIFNLSPDGILYIDNEGNILGANKMVSEIFEYTNKELKRLKVEDLIDPNIKDKHIQLRHQFQSQQQSRVMTDRKQRIQGKTKSQIDVEVQIAISSTIVDGKPRTICVIRDMREHNELKETAEIDYLTNLYNRRSIDKIVFNEITRADRQKSSVSLILIDLDNFKQINDEKGHDAGDQALSQVARFLQEHTRNYDSVCRWGGDEFVIVSPGMSEKDVANYANRLIESFQHSPASDGLLNFSIGISTHTPKNPYDADSLFRHADQALYHSKSAGKGQATHINDMDQSEVKSKPVNL
- a CDS encoding magnesium transporter: MTDPVQALVSDPQNLVTEALSALSNSQDLTYLNNLQDTEIANLIESVNLTQRISIIEALPAERYWPIARLLQYDTAKHLHRSLSESVLNERMSFVTESDIINYAGFLSESFVDEFLLSQSAGTATHLQQVLSYDDNKVGRYTEPCFIVANIQNSAGLIKKKLSEKGDNQIQVVIVHDQKQVIGIVSPSVLMLSEDNLRLREMMTQTPIVNDNDNIYDIGIQLPIDGSSQWFPVMAEGKILGVLSLVSIISALREQSLQAIVPENVKSEEDLFTPLHVAARLRAIWLIINLATAFAASAIIGIFDTAVEQVVALAILMPVVASMGGIAGSQTLAVSLRGIALNHLHTGNIKLLVKKELKIAALNGLVMGAVIALIVYLVFKVALLGLIIFFAISINSIAAALSGTLIPFTLTKLKIDPAIAGSVVLTTVTDIVGFFVFLGLGALLLV
- a CDS encoding 4'-phosphopantetheinyl transferase family protein — its product is MDRQEFLISSPVGLLDFPDTIEVQHTGFDVNKYHQSLFDHYQVDFPASLGKAVDKRCAEYLAGRIVARKAIERINGTTPQIGTHKDRSPIWPQGLIGSITHSDGVVIAVVAEPKHHRLLGIDFEHWMSAQLADELCDQLLDQSEKQLLLQSDLAFERGVTLIFSLKESFYKALYPHVNTFFGFDEARVRSIDTTNGTFTIELLTSFGKEYQQGWSIKGCFSVFREGVVTYVFQ
- a CDS encoding aminotransferase class III-fold pyridoxal phosphate-dependent enzyme is translated as MALPAAIILETVQGEGGIYPASKQWLNQIADICQQHDILLIIDDIQVGNGRTGKFFSFEFANITPDIVCMSKSIGGGLPLALNLIKPKWDQWLPGEHTGTFRGNNLAFVAATQLLDFWKDAEFSTEVERKGQVIGGRLHEWVKAFPALNMSARGRGMVWGLEIPENNVAKHVSKQLFDEKLLLECCGAKDSVLKFLPPLTIERDTLVRGLDRVEAVFKHIY
- a CDS encoding MFS transporter codes for the protein MSQPNNTVMEGPDSGFSNLAYFMMLAATLISLLGTLMTDFALGQWVYKQTSSATAYGIIGFAALAPQLGFTPLVGTFLDRFPRGSIMIAGHVGAGLCSLSMMFLYSKEMLSFEWILVFVSIGSVFNSFISQSFMVLVPVLVKQEKLIKYQGFSQGGLGIVELSVPALSAFFLVTIGLKGVFIFDVVSFVSAIFILSFIVTKINRNDGRSESLDGEKVSVLQQVKFGFKYLMGHQYLLSLLIFMGVVNFSIGIVHVLLTPLVLSFSTVVELGTVLTAAGIGTLMGSFVLMLLSDVKDKNAFLCWILFFIGIILVNASLIFVNQSITIWVLMVIALMMTLLFVMVESVNQVIWQTSVPSELQGRVLSVQTLVTQMSLPLAFLVAGPMADFVFEPMLNEGGLLASNVGEIIGIGPGRGIAFLYSVCGLMILLSVAIFYKKSK